The nucleotide window CATATCTTCGGGGATTTGGTTGGCACCCCAGAGCTGGCCGCGAGACTCTTTCATGCTGTCTTGAGACATTCGGTAGGCGCGGTCAATCCGCTTCTTCCAGCTTTGGGCATTGAACATGTCCAGATGGCCTCGAGCATAGTGTTCAGTAACTTTTGAAACACCGTTGACACGAAGAGATTCGATGTTGGGGTTGTATCGTGGAATTCTTCCATATTGGGAGCTTGGTCGTGCATCTGTTCCTTCGAAAGCGTCTGCACTCCGACTTCTGCTGCTTGGTCTATCGCCCATTTCAGGCCGTCCCCTGGGGAAAGTTGATCGAGATCGGAATTTGCTGCTGCCGCGTCTTATCTCCTCTTCACGGACTCTCTTGAGTTTGACCTTGAAAGCATTTTCTCGGGCAAGTCGCTGTGTTTGTTCAATAAGACCAGTGCGGTAAATCATGCCTAGTTTCCACTCAAAGCCACCATCTTCGAGCTCGAATAAAAAGTTTCGTGTGCGTACTGACACTTTGGGAACCGACTTTGGTCCTtcgggcttcttctcgaggatGTACTCATTGGTACCCGTCTTGAAACGATGGTGAAGCTGCTGAACTGCTTTAATCACATTGATGAAGTTGTCACTCACGCGGCTGACGATAACCTCGTGTGGTACCGCGATACGAACGGCCTCAGTCACGATGTCCACCATTTTCTCGTCGACAACACCCCCATAAGCTGTTTTTCGACGAGATTCTCGGAAATCGAGGCGTCCTGATTTGATGCTGACCAACCTCGCCCAAACGTTGCGCATGCGTGGTGGCTCTGTATAAAGCCGCACAAGTTTCGCAGCGATGTAGGGCGTAGACCATCTCTGGCGGCCTAATTCTAAACCATACATATGTAGCATCATGGCTGGATCGTGAGGCATATCGGCTTTAAGCTGCACGAGCGCTGCTTTGAAATCGAGAGTAACCAATTCTGGTGTAATAGTGGACGAGCCAGGGTCGAAATCGGGAGTTCCTGGAGGCGCCAGTCGGTTGGCAGTAGGAATGATATCAACATAGCTTCCATGTTGCTTCGTTCGTGGAATGTCACGTCCGCTTTGCATGAAAGCTTTGCGTAATGTCATGACAGCAACCCCAATGGCGTAATGCCGGTAGAGAGAGTACTTAGCACGGATCGAACGGACACCAACTTGTATGTTAAAAGTTGGACCACTGGCATCGCTTGCCGCGCTGAGAGAAAGCTCAAGTCTCGGTACACTGAGGAAGGGTTCTGGCTCGAGTGTATCAACAGCATCCATGATCTGTGCCTCGATTCCACTGGCAAAGAGTGTAAGCTTTCGCCCATCGCCGATGTTCTGCGGTTTCTTTTTGGGCCGTGGGGAGCTCGAAGGAGGAGTCCACTCCGAGTCGGACTGACTGATAGAACGACTGTTGGCGCGTCTTCTGGAAGCCCGGCGTTGAAGTCCGTCAAGTCGATGGGCACGGTATTCGGTTGAGACAGTATCCCAATGGAGAAATACTCCACGAGTATCATCTGAGATCTCCTCGTCAATGCCTGCGATCTCCACATTGAAATCCGACGCGTCAAACTGGGCTCTCAATAGCCAGTTAGGCATGGATCGTAAGAAGTTCTGGCCACCCCTGGGTCGTGAAATCGTGCCCTTTTCTGGTTCCACATCAATGCGTAACTCCTGAACTATTTGGCGAAGCCCATCGATAATCTCAGGTCTGACCATACTGATCGAGGCAGACTGAAGGTTACCAGATACATCAACGTAAACATCTGGCCGGGCGCCCAGGTGTAGTTTCATATCGAGTGATTCTGTGGTAATCAAGTTAAACCGCTCACCATTATTGGTCTGGTAATAAAGGTCGTGCGATTGAAGTCTGAAAGAGCCATCAAGGGAATAATGCATATCTGCCATAAGGCTATGGGAAGACTCCACGTCGAGTGATATCGAGGAGATCGAGGAAATGATGAGATCGAAATCATCTGGATCCTCGGCTTTTTGCAAAGGTTGTAGCTTTATACGAACTACAGGTTCGTGCATAGAGAACTTGTAATTCGCTTTGGGCAGTAGGCGCGAGATCAGATGGTGGTTATCATTCTGCGCTCTTGGTGCTCTAGGTTTTGACTTGAATAAGGCGATAAGGAGCGGCAAATGGTGAGGGTCCAGATCTACCGAAGGCGACGTAACAACAGAGTTAGCAAACATGATGTTGGCGTTTCTCTCGTCCACGGTACTGGCTCGCAGAACTTCTACGGTTTTGGAGAGTAGTGTTGTCTTGATCGTAGTCGTGGCCATCGGGACGTAGAGAAGGCGTTCAGGTTGACCATGTCCATCGTCCAAGCCAACAGATATAGACAGAGCAGCAGCCAATGCCTCGTGCGCAATGGCCTCGGCGGGGAAATACATCCTGTGTGCTGGTGACTTGGAGTCCAACCTGTGAAGATCTATCCCAACCTCTTTCATAGCTGCATTCAGCTGGATTGGGGTAGACCCAGGCTTGATAGACTGGACCTTCTTGCTCATACCCAGAAAGCTCACAGCAAACTGAATCTCCTTGATGCCGCGTAGGATAGAGCTGAAAAACTCTTTGGAATCAGATACCGTCCTCATCAAGTCCTCGTTCGTGGTTCCAGGATCGTCGATTTCCTGTGCAACCTTGCCCAAGAAAATATCCACgggctcctcctctgccCCAGGAGTTTTGACCTCAGCTCTCCTTTGCTTGAGTCGGCTTATGCACGTTTGCAGATCATCGAACGGAATATGCAGTCGACCCATCTTGATAGCCACGGCGGCTTCGCGCAAACCATCCATGGACTTGTATAGATGTCCATGAACGTTGATAAACAGCTGGTCAAGAACTTCCATGGATTCATTTCCATCAGCTGTGAACAAGACGCTACGCAACGAGACAGTCCATTCCGCTTGTTGGTCCTTGCCATGGCGGTCAGCTAGACGGGCGAAAAAGCGTACACGATCGACCATCTTTCGGCGCGTATCGACCGCGAGAGTGAAGCTTCCGACCTGGACATTGCCCACGTCAACGATATTCACAGCTGAGTTTGTCGCGACAACGTCGACCAGCTTGAGCCAACTGATATTCCTATGCAACCGCTTGATCTTTTCTTTGATATTCGTAAGTTTCTTCCATGTTTCGCTTCGGACAACCGTGCTCGTAGCTCGTCGCGGTAGCTGTGGTTGTTGTCGGGCAGTAGTTTTGGCGTCCGGTTTTTTATCCTTCGACGTTTCGGCATCGCTGTCCTCGGGGTCTACGTCGACCTGTTTGTTTCCTTCCAGCTCGTTGATATCTAATGTTACGACGAGCTCGCTTAGAACAATACTGAGCCATGTTGGCTGGGCGAAGGTTGGTCGATGAACGTGGAGCCCCAGGCCCCTAATCTCTATCCTACATCCATCTCGAGGTGTATATGCTAGTCGGCGCAAGGAGAAGTAGCCAATTCTTTGAATAGAGATACCGGTAATAATTCGAAAGACGGCTAGGAGGACAAAGGATGATAGATATAAGAGGACTATACAGCCGAAGACGAAGGTCGGGTTGAGGAGAGCCATGTTGCGAAGGCCCCCACGAGCCTCTCCCACCAAGTCAACTGCGAAGAGACATGGAATTAGCTACGAGCGGTGTAAGGTGGCGTGGTATCGCAACTTACGTTTCCTGCTTGTGGAAGAGATATCATGCCTTCACTTTGTGTGCAACCAATTGATAGGCGGGCTATGCCATCACCGCGGGCTTTTGTCGAATTAGGTGTCGATATTGCCGGATTTTGAGTTCCTTACTGGTACTCCCGTCGAGATTCGACCGAACGGTAACGCGCAAAAGGATGCGCTGTGAGCAGAACGTCGAAAGGTTGAAGTATATATCCTCGCGTCCGGAGCAGGGATGATTGGCGGACAGCAGAGCGGAAAGTAAATTCAAAGCTGGCTTATTTATCGGGATCGACGGAAAGTATATCGAAACGCGATGCTCTAAGGGGATTCGGGGGAGATTTGTGACGTCAAGGGGGTCCGGATCCACGAGGATTGTAGGTTGTTAGGAAAAGGAGTGTTACTCTGCCGCAGGAGTACAAGGCAGGGACGGATGCGAAAAACGGCGATTCCCTTGAAATCGTGACTTTTGGCGGGGGGTATGCAAAGTTATTAGGTTAAGTAGGTAGGTTGTGAAAGGAAAGAAACGGCTATGGTCCGAGATACGTAGCGTTGAAGATGGACGGATATTGGATGGCGATGGACTGGATTGGTCGCTTAGACTCATGCGTCCGTCTTTGGACGAACTGCTTACAACCCACGAAGCGATAACGAGTACGTACTGCTACCAACTACTGCAAGCACCCAAGCTCTCCAAGGTTAGGTTGGATCGATTCGAGAAGGCCTCCACTCAGAGGACTCCAAGCTGAAGCCACGAGCCTCACTTCGTTAGATCAGTTAGGGCAGAAGCACGGGCCTAGCTCATTAGCAGGGAACAAACGATGTCTGCTAGTAGCTACATAGTAAGACATTTtatttgttgatgatcaCCAATCTCAACAACTCCGCAGTGTTACGACTGTCGACATTAAAGGAGATAATTACCTACTTTCATGAGACATTAAATGCATTCATCTCCCTTTGCGACACCCGGGTAATGCACCGTGCTAAGGATCTCCATACCAGCCTTAACAATAACCGTCAGAGCCGATCTTCCGTTTGAACCGCGTGTACTATCCTGTACCACATACGAGCGTTAGAATTTTCCCGTGCCTTATCAACAAATAACGACAGTGCTTTCTTTGCCATTGGTTACCCATTCTTCCAGTCAAAGTGCGGGGAATGCATGTCTCTTTGAGTTCCGTGGAGGATCGGATATTCATCTCCATGAACGTTTTGTAATTGTTTTTATTTAAAGTTTCTCATAGATATCCGCAATATATTTCTCTTATGCGATTTAACCGCACAAGTCATTTTGCAGCACTGACATACTCGTTTGCAGCAAAGTTTGGAGTCTATCTGCAACGTTCCTCGAGTCACTTCGAACTCGGACCATGTTATCAAACATGCACCCCAGAATGCTTTGTACTGTAGCAATGATAGCTTCGTTACCCTAGCGCCACCAAAACGTGCGCACCATCAGACGTGAACCTCGACAGTCAGGTACAAGAAACAAAATCTGTCGCCGCCAAGCCACACAGATTGTTGCTCCGTTGTTCCCCAGGGGAATTGTTATTTCGTCTACCACAAATTTTGACTCAGTTCCCTCGAGCTGCGTCATTCTTGCTTCATTCCGCCGCGGCAGTGATCCAACTCGTAATACAGTAGCGTGTCATAGCAGTGTGGTATCATCCCACCCTAGCAGTTACTGAGCAACAATATTCGTTACGAGGTTGCATTGAACAGTGAAAGTTGCTGTGTTATGCGTTGTCAGTCTGGAAGAGTCAAGATTAGTAAAGAATACAAATACGCGAAATACTTTGTATGCTCACTCCAGCTTCAACTATGGATGTCTAGCATGTCAAGGCCCTGAAACAACAGAGATCCAACTAATGTTGACTAGTCCATGGTTTCACTCAACAATTACCCGCATACCTTGTCAAGGAAGCCGATTAGGATGTTCTGTATCTTGCTAGCAGATTGCATGCCGCTTTCTGATAGCCAATAGTCTTTTCAGGCCAGCGAGCAGAGCATGGAATTCAACAGGTCATGACAAAATCAGAGAGAATTGAATCAACTTAAACATGAGTATTATTATGTTGACGAGCCTTTcagttcttcatcttcggcCTGCTTTTTTAATTCAGCGATGCGATCATCAATAAGTGCAATATCAGCGTCTATCCTCAGCATCTTTTCTGACATCATATCCCTATACTCCTGATCCGTAAGCTTCTTAAGGGGAGACCATCGGGTCCAGAATGATTCGTTCTCATCGTGAACCTTCGGCTTTCGAGTTGCCATTCGGTTTGCGATCATTTGGCCACCAGCTCCCACTGTTGTGAAGACAAGCATCGCGGGAAGAATGTTTTTTGGCCCTCCTGGTCACAGGGTCAGTAAGAAGAAAGCGGCGACAGTGTGGTATGACTTACGGATCAAGCCACCCACCGAACCAGCTGCTGTGCCAGCTATTGCGCTGGCAATTGTCTTGTCGCCATTTTTGAGCCTTTCTTCACCGCCCCATGCTTTTACAACAATACTCCTGGTGACTTGAGAGGTCAGTCCGCTGGCCAATACATGGTTTTGGTGAGTAAACTTACACCAGAAGCTTGTTCCCAATGTAAACCATTGAAATCCAGAGAATGCTCCCCAGACTATGGGATTTGCCTCTTGGAAGATTGAGCCTCCGACACCTGCCAAAATACCTGCAGTCCCTGCTTGATGTCAATATGGGGTGTGCGAGGACGCATGAAGCAGCTTACCGGCGTAACCACCGAATTTCAATGGAGGTACCACGAGGTCAACAACCTCGGGAGAAAACAAACCACGAGATGACTGCCGTTGGCGTACAGACACCATTTGAGGCTCTTGATTTCTATCGTTGGCCATGATGGATGTGTATGAGGATGGATATGAAGGAGGCcggtgaggagaagaagagaatgaatGTCGGTTACTTCAAATGACTGATATAATTACAATATTAGAAGGGAAAATAATAATGTTACATGACTCGCTGCACCGGTCGTTTGTCAAACTTGATAGTGAGGTTGGTGAGGCTCTCGCTGCATCTGAATCTCAAGTTTTCCTAAGCAGGCAAAGGCCAATCGTAGAGAGCCACCATAAATTTGGGTATGAAAACCCGTGACATGACACGGGCCGTGGGCCAATTGGGTGGGCTCGAATCCGTACATAAAAAATGTCTGTGAGCTGGTGTCCTTTTGGGGGAGTTTGACTCGTGAAAGGCTATAGTTGAGATGAATATGTAGTAATGTGATACCATGCAATGAAATGTCAAATTTAGTAAAGAGATGAGGCGAATGACAATTAATAAACGGGTATTTATCATTGATACTTGATTGCCATGTGTGGAAATTATGAGCCGTTTTGATCTTTATCAAGGCATGTAATTAATTGTACATGCCGCATAAAGTACCGTATGCGAAAGACCTGAGAATTTCTGGGTTGCGTTGGCTTGATGTATCTGGCCGAGATCTCATAAGCTCTGTTAAACAAAATCAGCTGCTTGAACCTCAAAGTGTAACTACGGTTTCCGGGTCTTTTAGGGGCTGTTACTGGTGCTTCTGAGGAGATGCAAGCGAGACATCAATCGAGTGGAGGGGTTAATTGGTGGGTCCCGCACTAAAAAGGGCTAGCGCCCACTTCAGGACTGGCAAAATTAAGGCAACCCTCAACTGGCGCCTCCATCATCATTTTTTCCCGTACGCCGAGCAAATTTCAACTCGTCAACCCCAGACACGGCAACGTTAGTCGGGGCACATCAACACTCTGCAACGCAAGTTTCTCGACAGAAATAATCGACATTCCGGTATTCGGTTCTTCCGTTCCCGGCTACAAAGCGATCCGATCTCGTTATCCTCATTGAAGCGAAAGCTGAAACCCCGGTCGGCTTCGCCCTTTGCATTCGTGCGCGCATCGGTCCTAGAATCGTTGCGCGTGTTCGCCTAACCGCAATCATGGGTGAGCACCCCTCTATGACAGTTTGGCATGTCTTTTAAGCAAATGCTAATCTCTCGCCAGCTCCTAAGAAGAAGGAACAGCAGAAGATGTCCCTTGGGGACTTTCTGGCTGACAGTATGTCCCGCCCCTCGCCTGTGCACCCCGCCGCACAGCGGACTTGGCTGTGATGCCCCTCGTTGACCCCATACTGACTTGGACTTATAGGTTTTGGTGGAGGCTCATCTTGGGCTGATGAGGTAGAGGAAACCTCTTACGGTAAGCACTTTCACTTCAAATCTATAGATGTGTCCCATCGCTAACTCATTCCCAGTCACTGGTATGTCCTGTCGCTTTCATACGATACTTTCGACCCATGGTGGACTGACCATTTTTAGGCACTCAGGCTCTGCCCCCTTCCGACCGCCCTCGGTATAACAACAACGCTGCTTCCAGCTGGCAGGACCGGGGTATGTGTTGATGTCGCTGTAATTTGACTGTCAAAACTAACTGGCGCAGGTTTCTCCGTTCGCGAAGCTGCCCCTCAAACCCTCCCCGACAAGCCTCCTTATACCGCTCACTTGGGCAACCTTTCCTACGATGTTACCAACGACGCCGTGGGTGAATATCTCGCTGACTGTGGTGTCGTCAACGTCCGCCTTATCGAGGACCGTGAGCTGCAGCGCCCCAAGGGTTTCGGTTATGTCGAATTCGAGACTCTCGATGGCCTCAAGAAGGCTCTTACCTTTGATGGCGAGAACTTCAACGGGCGAatgatcaagatcaaggtcgCCGATCCTCGTAAGTTTGCATCTATCCATGAAACCTTAGCCTTTATCTAACCGTCAATTACAGCTCGTGGCGGCGATCCTGGCCGAGGTGACTCTATCCGTGAGATGGGTAACTGGGACCGCAAGGGGCCTCTGCCCGATGCCCCGTCAAGGGGTGGTGCTCGTGATTTCGGTGACCGTGAGCGACGACCTCGTGATCCTGCTTTCGAGTCTCGTCCCCAACGTGAGTTCACTTGGGAGCGACATGGACCCCTGgctcctctttctcctcaaGAGGGTTCCGGATCCCGAGACGGAAGCCGCCCCCGCGCTTCTCCCGATGTGCTTGGTGACCGTAGTGAGTCTTACCGAGGCAACCGCCGGGACTCTCCTGCTTGGGGCGAGGCTCGCGAGGGTGgttctcgtcctcgtcctgAACGCCCTGAGCGACCTGAGCGAACTGccactgctgctgagaaggacATGCAGTGGCGCGAGAGAATGCGCCCCGATGCCGCCAAGGCTGCCTCCCCCGACGGTAGCGCACCCCCATCTCCCGCTCTTTCTAACGCCGCACCTGCCCAAGGTGGTCGTCCTCGCTTGAACCTCCAGAAGCGAACCGTCTCCGAGGCCCCCGATGCTTCATCAGCATCCCAGGGCTCTGATGCTAAGGCCAGCCCCTTCGGCGCCGCTCGTCCTATCGATACCGCAGCAagggagaaggagattgaggtCAAGCGCCTGCAGGCTatccaggagaagaaggaggccgatgagaaggccaaggaggaaCGAAAATTGGCGAAGGAggctgctgccaaggctgaggctgaggctgctgaggctgctgaggccgCTGAGGCCGCTGAAGCCAAGCAAGCCGCTGAAGCTGCCGAGGCTAAGGAGACGCCTGAGGCATCCCAAGAGACAACAGAACCCAAGGCTGAAGTTGCTGAGGGCGCCAATGGCGAGCAGAAGGTTCCTATCCGAAACCGCGAGCCCCGAGAGGGTGCTCCCAAGTCAAGAGCAACCGAAGCTTCAAGCTGGCGCTCTGCCTCAAACGATCAACGAGGACCTCGTGGAGGAGCTGGACCTCGAGGCGGTCGTGGTGGCCGTGGCGGCATTCGAGAGGCACGGGCTGGACCTCTCCGCTCCAACGGATCAGCTGCTCAACAATCCGCCTCTACTGATGCCGAGCCTGCTACACCCACAGCTGACGACGACGGTTGGACTACAGTGCCCAACAAGAAAGGTCGCCAGGGACGTGCGATGGCACCCTAGAATGTGTACCAATCGCCTCGTTTCTCTATGGTTTGACGACTGAGAATGCCTGTTCACAAGATGCGAGTCACCTAGCTCGTAGTTAAGAGTAGTGATCATCTTGGACTTTGCTATTCTCTCGTAAATGACACCCATCTTACACTCGATTGCAAGCGATGGTTTTGAAACTGGTTCTAAACAAGGCTGGTTCGAAACTTGTTGCCTGCTCTTCTCGTTATCCTCGACAATCTAGCATCACAGGTTGCTCAGGGCATGGAATTGAAACCTCTCCGCCGGTTCTAATCGACCACGGCATCCTGTTTTCCTCGTCTGACCGCCACACGTTGGACTTACTCATGATCAACCTCGACACCCACTTCACTCGCTCAGGGGGCTGGAGAGGGCATTTTTGAGCATTTGACCTTTGGCGTTTCGAGacaaaagcaaaagaatggcggcgaatggatggatgaacGGATGGATGAATGGACTGAAACGTGGCATGCATTTGAATGATCACAGctcttttttatctctttatgtttcctttttttttactCTTTTTGATTTCCCCCAAAAACGTCTAGGCCGCGTGTTGACTTCCTTGATTGATGAATATGAGGGAGAGGGTGAAAAGCAGGAGAGGGACTGAAAAAGTTTACTTGCTTTGGCTGAACGAACACTGAGGCAAGGCTACTATAGGCAGTTCGTTTTCTCTAGACTTGGCAGAGATGATGAGACGTCGATTCTTACGATATGAACTCGGATCTGTATGCTAGGCGGTTCATGGGATCAATGAAATGTCCTgttatttattttatctcCGATCGGTGTGGTGCGGTGTGGTGTCTTTTGTGTGTCTTTGCTGGTTTCTCAATGAGGTCTCGGTGGTTGTTTTTGATGCTTTTAGAAGGGGTGAGGACTGTGTGTGTGTGACTATAGACGAGTAATGAGCACATGAAGTCTCCTCTCATGCTGATCCCTTTCATTACCGCTGATGATTCTTGTTGCTGGCCACTTTGGCTTATCTGCTTGCCTCGCTTTCCTCTTTCCACAGCCTGAAGCCTTCGAGGACGTTCCTCTTCACTCCCTCGCTTACGAACTCCAacttcttgccatccttgaaCTTATTCTGCAgtgcttcttcctctgtcaCCCATGCAAACTCGACATGTTCATTCTCATCGATCTTGACTTCGTCACAGCTCTCCACCTCGACCCAGACTGTCAACTTTCCCCAGACTCCATCATCTGCACGAAACACAAGCATGTCATACAGAACCTCCAAGTCCTTCTCTAGAGGATCATCAGGCATCGGCTCTGTGATAGGTGCAATTCCTACCACGGCTTTTACGGCCTTTGCGCGTAGTCCGGCTTCTTCCCAGAGTTCACGCACTGCTGCAGCAACGAGGCCATGGTCTGAGTCATCGACACAACCACCGGGGACTTCCCATAGCAGAGGCCAGGAGTCGTGAGCTGCGcggcggagaagaaggacttgaCCTTGGGGATTGGTGACTAGGGCGCCAGCTATGAGGTGCTCAATTGGGGGGTGGGCAGCTCGGAAGACATCTGGAGTAGAGGCGAAGGCCTCGAGAGATGCGGGTTGTGTGTAGGATAGTGGTGGAGAAGGTGAGGTTGGCATTATGAGAGTTGGTGATATATGTTGATTTTGTCCTCGTTGTAGTATTTATAGCCTTGAAGACTTTATATGTTTGATAATCGATACCTGGTTTAGGCTgcgagttgaagatgattggTTGGGAAAGAAATACCGCGCATATATTAATTGTTAAGCACTGGGCACTACCTAAGAATGAATAGAGCATGTGATAAGTAAAGCAAATTCTGCGTAGATAGAATATAGAGTAGATTGGCTCTTGAGTGCTTCGTATTTTCCAAAGTGACTTGTCTGCAGTTGAGTCTGTAGTGTTAAATGTGTGAGTCAACCTCGTCTTACAACTGACACTTGTGAGACAACCCAGCACCCAACTACCAAGGCTACTGCATATCACTGC belongs to Fusarium oxysporum Fo47 chromosome V, complete sequence and includes:
- a CDS encoding NUDIX hydrolase domain-like protein: MPTSPSPPLSYTQPASLEAFASTPDVFRAAHPPIEHLIAGALVTNPQGQVLLLRRAAHDSWPLLWEVPGGCVDDSDHGLVAAAVRELWEEAGLRAKAVKAVVGIAPITEPMPDDPLEKDLEVLYDMLVFRADDGVWGKLTVWVEVESCDEVKIDENEHVEFAWVTEEEALQNKFKDGKKLEFVSEGVKRNVLEGFRLWKEESEASR